One genomic segment of Micromonospora sp. WMMC415 includes these proteins:
- a CDS encoding Mov34/MPN/PAD-1 family protein codes for MLSIDRSIVDAIVAHARRDHPDEACGVVAGPAGSDTPARHIPMENAARSMTFYEFDSMEQLRVWREMDDRDEEPVVIYHSHTATEAYPSRTDISFAGEPNAHYLLVSTREPDTEEIRSFRIVDGVVTEEPVRILEPGVDPHAVQSYMFGQSPATVDYECSGR; via the coding sequence GTGCTGAGCATCGACCGGTCGATCGTCGACGCGATCGTCGCCCACGCGCGTCGGGACCACCCCGACGAGGCGTGCGGCGTGGTCGCCGGCCCCGCCGGCAGCGACACCCCGGCCCGGCACATCCCGATGGAGAACGCCGCCCGCTCCATGACCTTCTACGAGTTCGACTCGATGGAGCAGTTGCGCGTGTGGCGGGAGATGGACGACCGGGACGAGGAGCCCGTCGTCATCTACCACTCGCACACCGCGACCGAGGCGTACCCGTCGCGTACCGACATCTCCTTCGCCGGCGAGCCCAATGCGCACTATCTGCTCGTCTCCACCCGTGAGCCCGACACCGAGGAGATCCGCTCCTTCCGGATCGTCGACGGCGTGGTCACCGAGGAGCCGGTCCGCATCTTGGAGCCGGGGGTGGACCCGCACGCCGTGCAGTCCTACATGTTCGGGCAGAGCCCGGCGACGGTCGACTACGAGTGTTCCGGCCGCTGA
- a CDS encoding DUF2017 domain-containing protein yields the protein MFRRQGDRYVAIFAVDEVRVLRKVASEVVGLLTDGFDHSDPVVGRLFPEVYPEDAAGTAEFRRYTEGDLKTAKIDQAGAILAALPDEAGGEVRLDAEAAEAWLRALNDARLAMGVRLEIKDGTDLGAELDDAVAEDPTSSRVFQLSVYAYLGYLQESLLNALID from the coding sequence ATGTTCCGGCGCCAGGGCGACCGCTACGTCGCCATCTTCGCCGTGGACGAGGTCCGGGTGTTGCGCAAGGTCGCCTCCGAGGTGGTCGGGCTGCTCACCGACGGGTTCGACCACTCCGACCCGGTGGTCGGGCGGCTGTTCCCGGAGGTCTACCCGGAGGACGCCGCGGGGACGGCCGAGTTCCGCCGGTACACCGAGGGCGACCTGAAGACCGCGAAGATCGACCAGGCCGGCGCGATCCTCGCGGCGCTGCCCGACGAGGCGGGCGGCGAGGTGCGTCTCGACGCCGAGGCGGCCGAGGCGTGGCTGCGGGCGCTCAACGACGCCCGCCTGGCGATGGGCGTCCGGTTGGAGATCAAGGACGGCACCGACCTCGGCGCCGAGCTGGACGATGCGGTGGCCGAGGACCCGACGTCCAGCCGGGTGTTCCAACTGTCGGTCTACGCCTACCTGGGCTACCTCCAGGAATCCCTGCTCAACGCCCTGATCGACTGA
- the clpS gene encoding ATP-dependent Clp protease adapter ClpS: protein MAAPQVAPVETPDTDEVPAPDRPWVTIVWDDPVNLMTYVTWVFQKLFGYSREKAEQLMLDVHHKGKAVVSSGARERMEHDASQLHAYGLWATVDRA, encoded by the coding sequence ATGGCGGCTCCGCAGGTTGCACCGGTCGAGACGCCGGACACCGACGAGGTGCCGGCGCCCGACCGGCCGTGGGTGACGATCGTGTGGGACGACCCGGTCAACCTGATGACGTACGTGACCTGGGTCTTCCAGAAGCTCTTCGGGTACAGCCGGGAGAAGGCCGAGCAGCTCATGCTGGACGTGCACCACAAGGGCAAGGCGGTCGTCTCCAGCGGCGCCCGCGAGCGCATGGAGCACGACGCGTCGCAGCTGCACGCGTACGGTCTCTGGGCGACGGTGGATCGGGCGTGA
- a CDS encoding MoaD family protein has protein sequence MAIEVRIPTILRSYTGGAKVVEGAGDTLGDLLADLDSRHAGLKARLVTETGALHRFVNVYVNDEDVRFLGSLDAKLNDGDSVTILPAVAGGAFGFAAAAAIAQHGAAAAAIAQHGAAAGASAAARRASVAAR, from the coding sequence ATGGCCATCGAGGTTCGCATCCCCACCATCCTGCGCAGCTACACCGGCGGCGCGAAGGTCGTCGAGGGCGCCGGCGACACGCTGGGCGACCTGCTCGCCGACCTGGACTCCCGGCACGCCGGCCTGAAGGCCCGGCTGGTCACCGAGACCGGCGCGCTGCACCGCTTCGTCAACGTCTACGTCAACGACGAGGACGTCCGTTTCCTCGGCTCGCTGGACGCCAAGCTCAACGACGGTGACAGCGTGACGATCCTGCCGGCCGTGGCGGGCGGCGCCTTCGGCTTCGCCGCCGCCGCGGCGATCGCGCAGCACGGTGCCGCCGCCGCGGCGATCGCGCAGCACGGTGCGGCGGCGGGCGCGTCGGCCGCGGCCCGGCGCGCCTCGGTCGCCGCCCGCTGA